The Zygosaccharomyces rouxii strain CBS732 chromosome A complete sequence genome window below encodes:
- a CDS encoding 40S ribosomal protein uS17 (highly similar to uniprot|P26781 Saccharomyces cerevisiae YDR025W RPS11A Protein component of the small (40S) ribosomal subunit or uniprot|P26781 Saccharomyces cerevisiae YBR048W RPS11B), translating into MSTELTVQSERAFQKQPHIFNNPKIKTTKRAKRWYKNAGLGFKTPKTAIEGSYIDKKCPFTGMVSIRGKILTGVVVSTKMHRTVIMRRDYLHYVPKYNRYEKRHKNVPVHVSPAFRINVGDIITAGQCRPISKTVRFNVVKVAANASAKKQFTKF; encoded by the coding sequence ATGTCCACTGAGTTGACCGTTCAGTCTGAAAGAGCTTTCCAAAAGCAACCTCACATCTTCAACAACCCAAAGATCAAGACCACCAAGAGGGCTAAGAGATGGTATAAGAACGCTGGTTTGGGTTTCAAGACCCCAAAGACCGCTATTGAGGGTTCCTACATTGACAAGAAGTGCCCATTCACTGGTATGGTCTCCATCCGTGGTAAGATCTTGACTGGTGTCGTTGTCTCTACTAAGATGCACCGTACCGTCATTATGAGAAGAGACTACTTGCACTACGTGCCCAAGTACAACAGATACGAAAAGAGACACAAGAACGTTCCAGTCCACGTTTCTCCAGCTTTCCGTATCAACGTTGGTGACATCATTACCGCTGGTCAATGCAGACCAATCTCCAAGACCGTTAGATTTAACGTCGTTAAGGTTGCTGCTAACGCTAGTGCTAAGAAGCAATTCACTAAATTCTAA
- the FMP23 gene encoding Fmp23p (similar to uniprot|P38231 Saccharomyces cerevisiae YBR047W FMP23 The authentic non-tagged protein was localized to the mitochondria): MLFRQVFLRFLSTTRVPLSKTVSGRIIVPPATHFNNQGPKFNRIPRHEYKQLPDDSNYIEKFYDELQAFSQEFLEKQLHKKYTDFEDCPEELVFQLEQFIELQVIPKHSEPANETGDTRPSFPLRSIQCRNIGDKIIIERYLDFSKGVKLTLMLNGGHTFIFDVLLQGKSVFDNMQKNEKKD, translated from the coding sequence ATGTTGTTTAGACAAGTGTTTCTGCGTTTCTTATCGACAACGAGAGTACCTTTATCCAAGACCGTATCTGGCAGGATCATAGTACCCCCGGCAACACATTTCAATAATCAGGGACCTAAATTTAACAGAATACCAAGACACGAATACAAGCAGTTACCAGATGATTCCAATTATATCGAGAAATTCTACGATGAGTTGCAGGCGTTCTCACAGGAGTTTCTCGAGAAGCAATTGCATAAGAAGTAtacagattttgaagattgtCCGGAAGAATTGGTATTCCAATTGGAGCAATTCATAGAATTGCAGGTAATACCCAAGCATTCTGAGCCTGCAAATGAAACTGGTGACACCCGACCTAGTTTCCCACTAAGATCAATTCAATGTCGAAACATTGGCGATAAAATTATAATTGAGCGTTACTTAGATTTTTCCAAGGGTGTCAAGCTAACGTTGATGCTAAACGGTGGTCACACCTTCATATTTGACGTTCTACTTCAAGGTAAGTCTGTATTCGATAATATGCagaagaatgaaaaaaagGACTAA
- the GIP1 gene encoding protein phosphatase regulator GIP1 (weakly similar to uniprot|P38229 Saccharomyces cerevisiae YBR045C GIP1 Meiosis-specific protein proposed to be a regulatory subunit of the protein phosphatase Glc7p required for spore wall formation and proper septin organization), which yields MEISLAQENWCSEDCSQNSMSNGDNDNETISSGSVGTGGGKRNSLKKWLHKAVLGYDVDDSFDNEDTVVIEEDDDLVFIPTTSDLSNGLFSSNKELSPLLFEQNPGRKNYRRQKIKDFKFHLKMRMRLARGDETDKNGEMLYRRQCLMGQDGGGDSGEYNEEELDCYQMFKTQPEHLDALFDYAMKSSLEQTSPSDFADFNYASSPVKELQPFQNLNYDDINLNVEHAAFVPLDVWDIDKESDSKRLDSAEDPRVCGSSNDSKGEEDCPTLSMDSTEMESFTTGESTERSLELTPSVYLANELTMKDGATGSDVANDSFNSTEGEVEETSCEDSQDTQNTLCSSGSPSIDSVLDSGDSNTIIYTIPTFKQGRGQLNVSGIIQSFKDGTLTEKNLTQMAKGSSLGLSFRSKEFYEQPPSSDEDEQAQGRKQEMPMAPSENDNIREAPENYGVEFAGNGEGVKFDKYSHILVYRAVKRNVQDKGFSCPSLRTPNNGNSSITSGVSESPSASKPILKKTDNERESEEIVRATLCDKVDVKSFLAYFEYFEHQKHSDEVNLSKFREEQLSHYYSKEFFPELLEDIKFKHAFNSEYRKSKMATELNIGRKIGDGDEQHVRRLVNVIEDPTIGSANFK from the coding sequence ATGGAAATATCGCTAGCTCAAGAAAATTGGTGCTCTGAAGATTGTAGCCAAAATTCAATGTCTAATGGCGACAACGACAACGAAACAATATCTTCCGGAAGTGTTGGAACTGGCGGTGGTAAAAGAAATTCCTTAAAAAAATGGCTTCACAAAGCTGTATTGGGGTATGATGTAGATGATAGCtttgataatgaagataCGGTAGtaattgaagaagatgatgatttggTTTTTATTCCTACTACCTCAGATTTGTCGAATGGATTATTTTCCTCCAACAAGGAATTATCACCATTACTATTTGAGCAAAATCCTGGGCGTAAGAATTATCGTAGACAAAAgataaaagattttaaatttcatttaaagatgaggatgCGTTTGGCTAGAGGTGATGAAACCgataaaaatggtgaaatgCTCTATAGAAGACAATGTTTGATGGGTCAAGacggtggtggtgatagTGGTGAGTATAATGAGGAAGAGTTAGATTGTTATCAAATGTTCAAGACCCAACCTGAACACTTAGATGCACTTTTCGACTATGCAATGAAAAGTTCATTGGAGCAAACATCGCCCTCAGACTTTGCTGATTTTAACTATGCTTCTAGTCCAGTTAAAGAATTGCAGCCATTCCAAAACTTAAACTACGATGATATAAACTTAAATGTGGAGCATGCTGCATTTGTTCCACTTGATGTTTGGGATATAGATAAAGAAAGTGATTCAAAACGTTTAGATAGTGCAGAAGATCCAAGGGTTTGTGGTTCTAGCAATGATAGTAAAGGGGAGGAGGATTGCCCGACATTGTCGATGGACAGTACAGAAATGGAATCCTTCACGACAGGTGAATCAACTGAACGATCATTGGAATTGACACCGTCAGTTTATCTGGCTAACGAATTGACTATGAAAGATGGCGCTACAGGTAGCGATGTTGCTAATGATAGCTTTAATTCGACAGAAGGGGAAGTAGAGGAGACGTCTTGTGAAGATTCCCAAGATACTCAAAACACTTTATGCAGCTCTGGAAGTCCCAGCATTGACTCTGTTTTAGATTCTGGTGATTCCAATACTATAATTTATACAATTCCTACTTTCAAGCAAGGACGTGGCCAGCTAAACGTATCGGGTATAATACAAAGCTTTAAAGATGGCACCTTgactgaaaaaaatttgactCAAATGGCCAAGGGAAGCTCTTTGGGTCTCTCTTTCCGTAGTAAGGAGTTCTATGAGCAACCGCCCTCgagtgatgaagatgagcAAGCACAAGGACGAAAGCAGGAAATGCCAATGGCTCCCtctgaaaatgataatattagGGAAGCTCCAGAAAATTACGGGGTTGAGTTTGCTGGAAATGGTGAAGGTGTAAAATTTGACAAATATTCGCACATCTTAGTCTACAGGGCGGTTAAGAGAAATGTGCAAGATAAAGGGTTTAGTTGTCCTAGTTTGAGAACGCCGAACAATGGAAACAGTTCTATAACATCTGGAGTCAGTGAGTCACCATCGGCCTCCAAGCCAATTCTCAAGAAGACAGATAATGAAAGAGAATCTGAAGAGATTGTGAGAGCTACACTCTGTGATAAAGTAGATGTGAAGTCATTTTTAGCttattttgaatattttgaacACCAAAAGCATTCAGATGAGGTTAACCTGAGTAAGTTTAGAGAGGAGCAGTTAAGccattattattcaaaGGAGTTTTTCCCAGAACTATTAGAAGATATAAAGTTTAAACATGCTTTCAATAGTGAATATAGGAAAAGCAAAATGGCCACAGAATTAAATATTGGTCGAAAgattggtgatggtgatgaacaACATGTTCGTCGTTTAGTCAACGTTATAGAAGATCCTACAATAGGATCCGCCAATTTTAAATAA
- the ZTA1 gene encoding NADPH:quinone reductase (highly similar to uniprot|P38230 Saccharomyces cerevisiae YBR046C ZTA1 Zeta-crystallin homolog) yields the protein MLRSTISSVFNKRATMATTTIPKTQKVILINDTGSYDVLKYQDHPVPSITDNELLVKNKYSGINFIESYFRKGIYPSEKPLILGRESSGTVVAKGNSVKDFDIGDKVAYLSGSAFAQYTKVDAAGKVVKLPKDANDETLKLYAAGLLQSLTALTFIDEAYNVKKGDFILNYAAAGGVGLILDQLLKERGAHTIAVVSTEEKLELAKKHGAEYGIISSKEDIVTRVKEITNNQGVDAAFDSIGKDTFETTISALKRKGTFVSYGNASGPVSPFPLTKLTGNIKILRPSLFSYIATSEEWKHYSREFVSLVSSGKLKINIGHVFPLSEYPKATQLLEERKTTGKLVLEIPQ from the coding sequence ATGCTTAGATCGACAATATCCTCAGTGTTCAACAAGAGGGCAACAATGGCAACCACAACTATTCCAAAGACCCAAAAAGTTATTTTGATTAACGATACTGGTAGTTATGATGTGCTGAAATACCAGGATCATCCGGTGCCTAGTATTACTGACAATGAATTATTGGTTAAAAACAAGTACAGTGGTATTAACTTCATCGAATCTTACTTCCGGAAAGGTATTTATCCCAGTGAAAAGCCACTGATCCTAGGTCGTGAATCTAGTGGTACAGTTGTTGCTAAGGGTAATTCCGTAAAGGATTTTGATATTGGTGATAAGGTTGCTTATCTATCTGGATCTGCCTTTGCCCAATATACTAAGGTTGATGCTGCTGGTAAAGTAGTTAAATTACCAAAAGATGCCAATGATGAAACGTTAAAGTTGTATGCTGCTGGTTTGTTACAATCTTTAACAGCACTCACTtttattgatgaagctTACAATGTCAAGAAAGGTGATTTCATCTTAAACTATGCGGCTGCAGGTGGTGTTGGATTAATCTTAGACCAATTGCTAAAGGAAAGGGGTGCTCATACGATTGCAGTAGTTTCTACAGAGgagaaattggaattagCCAAGAAGCATGGTGCTGAATACGGAATTATCTCCAGTAAAGAAGATATTGTCACTAGAGTTAAGGAAATTACAAACAATCAAGGTGTGGATGCAGCATTTGATTCTATTGGTAAggatacttttgaaactaCAATTTCTGCACTCAAAAGGAAGGGTACTTTTGTATCTTACGGCAATGCTTCTGGGCCTGTTAGCCCATTCCCCTTGACTAAGCTGACCGGAAACATTAAGATTTTGAGACCGTCGCTATTCTCCTACATCGCAACAAGTGAGGAATGGAAACATTATTCTAGGGAATTTGTTTCTCTGGTCAGTTCTGGTAAATTAAAGATTAATATTGGCCATGTGTTTCCGCTAAGTGAGTATCCAAAGGCAACCCAGCtcttggaagaaagaaagacCACTGGTAAACTAGTCTTGGAGATTCCTCAATGA